Proteins from one bacterium genomic window:
- a CDS encoding NYN domain-containing protein, whose translation MNNRRLWLIDAGYLNSVQRTLGEDFKLDYLKLRNKIEEDGEIWRAFFLTSSDKDESGNQFYNWLKTGKPLGPAIIVKIYGYKEIYLTKAFCDDCNSMTEVLCKNKTGNAPHRIHKREQKGVDVGLATLALTMLDSYDTLVLSSGDADLLDAIEYILNVAHKKLELVVFRHGVAGDLQCRADKIHWINDFASEVSK comes from the coding sequence ATGAACAACAGAAGACTTTGGCTTATCGACGCAGGCTATCTCAACTCGGTGCAACGGACTTTGGGAGAAGACTTCAAGCTGGATTATCTTAAGCTGAGAAACAAGATTGAAGAAGACGGAGAAATATGGCGGGCATTTTTTCTCACTTCGTCGGACAAGGACGAATCCGGGAATCAGTTCTATAACTGGCTCAAAACCGGCAAGCCTCTCGGACCCGCTATAATAGTAAAGATTTACGGCTACAAGGAAATATATCTTACTAAAGCGTTCTGCGACGATTGCAACTCAATGACTGAGGTTTTGTGCAAGAATAAAACCGGCAACGCGCCCCACCGCATACACAAAAGAGAGCAAAAAGGCGTAGACGTAGGCCTCGCGACGCTGGCCCTTACGATGCTCGATTCCTACGACACGCTCGTCCTCTCCTCCGGCGACGCCGACCTGCTCGACGCCATCGAATACATCCTCAACGTCGCGCACAAAAAGCTGGAGCTGGTCGTTTTCCGGCACGGGGTGGCGGGGGACCTTCAGTGCCGGGCGGACAAAATCCACTGGATTAATGATTTTGCTTCG